The sequence GGGTGACGTGCTGGATGAGCTGCATCTTTCCGCCGCGCGCATCGACGCCGTAGAAGGTGACGATGTCGGGCGCGAACCAGCCCATGCCCTGGACGTGCATCACGCCCATTTCGGTGCCGACGAAGCCCATGCCGACCTCGTGCTCGCTGTCCAGCGTCTCCTCGAACTTGCGGATGTAGAGGGCGATGCGCTCATAGGCCCACTGGGCGGGCGACTTGCCCTTGCCGGTGCCGAGCTTCGCGGGCTTCTTTGCGTTCTCCGCACAGTCCTGTCCGCCGGTATGCACCGCGCGGGAGAGGACCGAGGCCTCCGCCGCTTCCGCCGTCGTCTCTATGCCGTTCTCCACAGCCATGCCCCGTCCTCCGCCAGTGTTCGTGTCACCAGTCCTTCGTGCCAGACATGGTTGAGATGGGCCACCGTCTCGGCCAGGGCGAGGCCGTAGGTGCCGTCGTCGATGGTGCGCTTGAAGAGGAGCGGGAAGCAGTCGGGCGCGCGGCGGGGCTCCGAGAGGAACTCCAGCAGCCGCGGCAGTGCGTTCTCGTGGTTCTCGATGAGCTGGCGCAGGCGGGCGGGCACGCCGGTGAAGGGCAGCTTGTGGCCCGGCAGCGCGAGGTGGTGCGGACCGGCCAGCGCTGCGAGGCGATGGCAACTCTCGATCCAGTCGCCGAGCGGATCGGCCTCCGGCTCCGTCGGATAGACCCCGATATTGGAGGAGATGCCGGGGATGATCTGGTCGCCCGCCAGGATCAGGTCGCCGGACCAGAGCGTCGCATGCTCCGGCGCGTGGCCGTTGCCGACATGGACCGTCCAGTCGCGCCCGCCGACGCGCAGCGTGTCGCCCTGCGCGATGCGGGTGTAGCCGACGGGCATGGGGTGGACGATATCGGCGAAGTTGAAGGGGCGCTGTGCGGCGCGGATGGCGATCCGCTCCGCATCCATCCCGGCGCGGCGGTAGAAGGTCAGCGCCTCCTCCGTCGCGGCCTCCTGCACATCGAGCGTCAGCATCCGTGCGAAGAGCCAGGCGGTGCGCGTCGTCACCAGCTCCGCCCCGCGCGCCTGGAACCAGCCGACGAGGCCCACATGGTCGGGGTGGTGGTGGGTGAGCAGCACGCGGCGCACCGGCTTGCCTGCGAGGGGGCCTGCGAGCAGCGCCTCCCACACGGCGCGGGTCTTCGAGGTGTCGACGCCGGTATCCACGATCGTCCAGCCGTCGCCGTCGTCGAGCGCGTAGACGTTCATGTGGTTGAGCACCATCGGCAGCGGGATGCGGCCCCACAGGATGCCGTCCGCCACCTCGATCATCTCGCCCTCCCCCGGCGGTTCGGCGATCGGAAAGCGGATCAGGCTGGCGGCGTCTTCGGGCAAGTCTCTACTCCGGCACGGCGAAATTCGCGTGGGCGACCGCCATCCATTTCTCGTTCTCCCGGCGGAAGACGGTGAGGCGCGGCGCCTGCCGGGTGATGTGACCTCCCTCGACGGTGGCGTCAATCGTCAGTGCCCAGCGGACGACCATCAGGTCTTCATCGCCGGTGACCTCCACGATCTCGACGCGCGGGGGCGTATCGGTGCTGATCGTGGGCAGGCCGTAAGCGAGATAGGCGTCGCGGTCGTAGCCGACGCCGCCGGCGCGCTGGATCTGGTACTCGGGCGCCAGGGTCCGCGCGATCTTCTCCTCATCGGCGGAGGAGATGATGGAGACCCATCCGGTGACCACCTCCAGCCCCGTCTGCCGCAGATCGGCGAGGGCTGGAGTGGCGAGGCACAGGGCGATGGCGGTGAGGCGGAGCATCGGCAGTCCTTCCGGGTTGCCCCCGCCGCCGGTCAGGAGGCCAGCGCCTCCGCGTCGAGGGTGTAGAGCGGGGCGGCACCTTGCGTGGCCGCGGTGCAGAACGCCGCCGCTTGTGGCATGAGCTGGAGGATATGGAAACGTGCGACCGCAAGATGACTGTCGCCGCCCGCCAGTGCCGCGCGCAACAGGTAATGACCGCCGAGGACCAGCGCGAAGGCCCGCAGGAAGGGCAGCGAGCCCGCAAACCGGTCGTTCATGCCCGACTTCAGCATCCAGTCGAGCGCGTCGCACACGGTCTCACCCGCGTCCTGCAGCGCATCCGCGAGATCGGGGTGGGCGGTCTGCGCGGCCTTCGCCGTCGCTTCGACTTCGCCCAGCAGCGCCTCGGCCGCCGCACCGCCGTCCATCAGCTTGCGGCCGACAAGGTCCATGGCCTGGATGCCGTTGGTGCCCTCGTAGATCCGGGTGACGCGCACGTCGCGGGCGTACTGGGCGGCGCCCGTCTCCTCCACGAAGCCCATGCCGCCGTGGATCTGGATGCCGATATCGGAGACCTCGGAGCCGGTATCGGTGCCGAAGGCCTTCGCGATGGGCGTGAGGAACGCGCCGCGCGCCTTCCACTTCGCGGCCTCCTCGCCCTCCGTCGCGCGACCCATGTCGAGCGAGAAGGCACAGTCGAGGCAGATCGCGCGGGACGCTTGCGTCAGCGACTTCATGTGCATCAGCTTCCGCCGCACGTTGGCGTGGTCGATGATGGAGCCGGTGTCGCCCGTGGGGCTCTTGCCCTGCTTGCGGTCGAGCGCGTAGGCGAGCGCCTTCTGATAGGCGGCCTCTGCGATGCCGACGCCCTGTACACCGACGCCGAGGCGGGCGTTGTTCATCATGGTGAACATCGCGGCCATGCCGCCATGCTCCGGCCCGACCATCCAGCCGGTGGCGCCGTCGAACTCCATCACCGCGGTGGGCGAGCCGTGGAGGCCCAGCTTGTGCTCCAGGCTGATCGGCTTGAGGGAGTTGGCGACACCGAGCGAGCCGTCCTCGTTCGGGATGAACTTCGGCACGAGGAAGAGGGAGATGCCCTTCGTCCCGGGCACGCCGTCCGGCAGGCGGGCGAGGACGAGGTGACAGATGTTCTCCGCCACGTCGTGATCGCCCCAGGAGATGTAGATCTTCTGACCCGTGATGGCGTAGGTCCCGTCGCCATTCGGCTCCGCCTTCGAGCGCAGCGCACCGACGTCGGAGCCCGCCTGCGGCTCAGTCAGGTTCATCGTGCCTGTCCACTCGCCCGCGATGAGCTTCGGCAGGTAGAGTTCCTTGATCGCGGCGGAGGCGTGATGCTCCAGCGCCTCGATCTGGCCCTGGGTCATCAGCGGATTGAGGGCGAGCGACAGGCAGGCGGAGTTCATCATCTCGCCCACCGCGGTGGTCAGCGTCATCGGCAGGCCCATGCCACCGAACTCCGGATCGGCGTTGATGCCGACCCAGCCCCCCTCGGCAATCGCCTTGTAGGCTTCCGCGAAACCGGGGGAGGTGCGCACGACACCGTTCTCCAGCCGGGCGGGGTTGAGGTCGCCGCTGCGGTTGACGGGATAGAGGATCTCGGCGGCGAGCTTGCCCGCTTCGGTCAGGATCGCCTCGGTCGTTTCGGCGGTTGCCTCGGCGTAGAGCTCCGTCTCGGCCAGACGTTTCGCGCCGATCACCTGGTCGAGCGTGAATTGCATGTCGCGCAGCGGCGGAGCATAAGTCATGGCACTACCCATCGAATTCCCGAAGTTGTGGCAGAGGCTAGGGTGAGCGCCGAAGGCAGACAAGAAGAACGCGGCGGCACCGAAAATGCTGCAACGCAGCGTCTTTCGGCCGATCGGGAAGGGATTTCGGAGGCCGCGCGCCTGCTCCAACGGGGCGCGCTGGTCGCGTTTCCGACCGAGACGGTCTACGGCCTCGGCGCCGATGCGACGAACGGCCGCGCGGTGGCCGGGGTCTTTGCCGCGAAGGGGCGGCCGGCCTTCAACCCCTTGATTGCGCACGTTGCGGACCTCGCGATGGCGGAGGGGCTGGTCAGCTTCACACCTCAAGCCCATGCCCTGGCATCGGCCTTCTGGCCCGGCCCACTGACACTGGTCCTGCCCCGCCGGAGCGACGCGGTGTCGGAGCTCGCGAGCGCCGGGCTCGACACGCTTGCGGTACGAGTGCCCGCGCATCCAGTGGCGCGCGACTTGCTTAGCGCCGTGGGCCGTCCTGTGGCGGCACCCAGCGCCAACCCCTCCGGTCGGATCAGCCCGACAACGGCGGAGCACGTGCTCGACGGTCTCGACGGACGGATCGCGGCGGTGCTGGATGGCGGGGCGTGCGAAGTCGGGCTGGAGTCGACGATCGTGGGCTGGGATGGCGAAACGCCGGTCTTGCTACGCCCTGGCGGCGTGGCGGTGGAGGCGCTGGAGGGCGCCCTTGGCCGTCCGCTGGCGCAGCATGCGGGTGGGGTTAACGCACCGGGCCAGCTCAGCTCACACTACGCACCGGAGGCGCGACTGCGGCTGAACGTGGAGGTGCCGGAGGCGGATGAGCTCTGGCTGCGCTTCGGCGACGGACCGTCGGACTGGTCGCTGTCGCCCACAGGAGATCTGCATGAGGCCGCGGCCCGGCTCTTCGCCCTGCTGCGCGCCGCCGATGCCGCCTCTGACCGGATCGCCGTCGCGCCGATCCCGGACACGGGGCTCGGCCGTGCCATCAACGACCGCCTGCGCCGAGCCGCCGCCCCGCGCTAGACTTTCATCTTTCCGCAAAATACGCCCGCCGGAGGCTCCCGCCCCCGGCAAGAGGCTCAGGCCTGCGCCGTTCCGCGCACCATCCGCGCCAGCAGGAACAGGCCGACGGCGCCGCCGATCCCGATGAGGTCGGAGATCAAGCCGCCCTCGATCATGAAGAGCGCCACGACGATCAGGCCGATCCGGAACAAAGCGTTCGCCCGGTCCCCGACCCACCAGCCCTGCACGCCGGAGGAGAGGAGAAACACGCCGATCACGGCCGTGGTGCCTGCACGGATCACCTCGAACCAGCTTCCGTCCATCAGGATCGCGGAGTTGTAGAAGAACATGAACGGCACGATGAAGGCCGAGATCCCGATCTTGAAGGACGCGACCGACGTTGCCATCGGGTTCGATCCGGATATGCCAGCCGCCGCGTAACTCGCCAGTGCCACTGGTGGCGTAATCGCCGAGACGACGGCGAAGTAGAAGACGAAGAAATGCGCCGTCAGCATCGGGATGCCGAGCTGCACGAGGCCCGGTGCCACCACCGACGCCGCCACCGCATAGGCCGCCGTCGTGGGCATCCCCATGCCCAGCAGGATCGCGATGCACATGGCGAAGAAGAGGGCGATGAGCTGGTTCGCCTCCGCGATGTTGAGGAGCATCGAGGAGAAGCGCGCGCCGACCCCGGTCAGGGAGATCACGCCGACGATGATGCCCGCGCAGGCACAGACCGCGATGATCTGGATGGACATGTAGCCCGCAATCTCGAACGCCTTGGAGATCGAGCGCGGCCCCATGCGGTAGGGCGTCAGCCAGCTCACCACCGCCGCGGCCATCGTGGCGAGCGTGCCCGCCCGGATCACGGAGTAGCCGAGGAACAGCGCCACGATCAGGATCAGGATCGGCAGGAACAGGAAGACGCGCCGCGCCATGTCGCGGAACTTCGGCAGCTCGTCGTCGCGCATCCCGCGCATGCCGAGCTTGGCCGCCTCGAAGTCCACCATGAAGTAGATCGAGACGAAGTAGAGGATCGCGGGGATGATCGCGGCGATCGCGATCTCGGTGTAGGGAATGCCCGTGATCTCCGCCATGATGAAGGCGCCCGCCCCCATGATCGGCGGCATGATCTGCCCGCCGGTGGACGCGGCCGCCTCGACCGCGCCGGAGGTGGTGGGGCGGTAGCCGACCTTCTTCATCAGCGGGATGGTGAGCGAGCCGGTGGCGACCACATTGCCGGCACTCGTCCCGTTGATCATGCCCATGAGGCCGGAAGCGAAGATCGCGACCTTCGCCGGGCCACCGCGCGCCCGGCCGGCGACCGCGAAGGCGAAGTTGACGAAGTAGTCCCCGACCTTGGAGGCCTGCAGGAACGCCGCGAAGATGATGAAGAGGATGATGTAGGTGGACGACACCGCCGTGGTCGGGCCCAGGATCCCGGCATCGGTGTAGACTTGGCTGAAGAACCGCTCCCACGCGATGGCTGGCGCGTTCAGGAAGCCCGGCAGCAGGTGCCCGACGAAGACGTAGATCAGGAAGACGGCGGCGATAACGATCAGGGCGAGGCCCGCGACGCGGCGCGTGAGCTCCATGATCAGCGCGGTGCCCGCCACGGCGGCGAGGCTGATCCCGATCGGCGCGAAGGGCGTCCCGGTCGAGCTGCGCATCAGCGTGCCGTAGATCGTGATGAGATAGATCGCGACGCCGATCCCGCAGACGCCCAGCAGCAGGTCCGCCGGCGCGATGGCCCCGCGCACCCGCGGGCGCAGCCAGCCGATCACGATGCCCAGCGCGGTGGCCGCGATCAGCGGCACACCGTATTGCCAGATCTCCTCGCTTCGGATCCCGGTATCGACCCCGTTCCACATCACCCCGTCGCGGATCTGCGCGGCGAAGCCCAGCGCCGTCCAGCAGGCGAAGAGCGCGGGCAGCATGCCTGCCCAGGCAAGCAGATCGAGCGGATGGCGCCCGCCGCGGTCGTCATCGGGAAACTCGCGGGGCGCGTAGAGAATGAAGCCCAGCAGCACCGCACCCGCGATGTGGACGATACGGAAGTTCCAGGTCTCCAGCGGGAAGACGGGCAGGAGCGGCACGGTCACGCCCGTCCACTCCCGGATCGACCAGCCGTTCAGGGCCGCCATGTGGAACAGCGCGTAGACCGCGGACATCACGGCGATGACCAGGTAGGTCGGGCCGGTGAAGACGCGACGATTGCGTTCGACCGGTTCGTCGTCGACGCCCTCCGCGATCACGGGGCCGTCGGTCTGGTCGTCCTGCGGTTCGGTGTGCGTAGCCATAAGCCGGTCTCCCCCATTCCGGAGCGTCCGGCAAGGGTCTGGTCATCAAATGTGAGTGGGAGGCCGCGTGTGTTGCGCGGCCTCCCGTTCAGGAGCGTCGGGGCTTACTGGGCGTGGATCTGATCCTCGGGGATCTCCGCGCCCGCATTGTCGATGAACCACTGGGCCGCACCCGGGTGCCAGGGCAGGACGCCGGCATTCTTGTCCCAGTTCTCCGGCACGGTGGAGGCCGCGGCGCGGTGGATGTTCACCATCCGCTCGTTGTCGCTCATGATCACGTCGACCACGGCGTTGACCATGCTGGCGGGCAGATCGCAGTTGGCGATCGCGAAGTTCCACATGGACACCGAGCGGGCATCCGCCTCCAGCGTGGTGTAGGTGTCGGCGGTGATCGCGAACTCGGAGACCGGGAAGGCCTCCAGGATCGTCGCCTGCTCTTCCTCGGTGAACTCGATGATGTTCACGTCGGTCTGTACCTCGAGCTGGCTGACCGCCGGGACCGGAACGCCCGCGGCGAACGCGATCACGTCGATCAGGCCGTCCTGGAGCTGGCCGCCGAGGTCGGTCCAGGAGCCGTTGCGCCGCTCGAAGTCGACGCCCAGCGTCTCCATCATCCGGGGGAAGTAAGTGTCGGAGGTGGAGCCCGCCGGGCCGAAGCCGATGCGTGCGCCGGCCGGGATATCGGCGATCGAGCTGATGCCCGAGGACGTCAGCGCCGTCACGGAGAACGGCGTCTGGTACATCGGGAACATCGCGCAGGCATTGGTCATCTGCAGACCGGGCGCGATCGGGCTCTCACCCGCCACGGCCTCGGCCGCCGGGCCCATCGTGGTCATGCCGAAGGCCGCCTCGCCGGTGTGGACCAGCGCCATGTTCTGACCCGGGCCGCCGGTGATCTCCGCCCCGCCGGACAGGCCGAGCTCGTCAGCCACCAGGTTCGCCCAGCCGGAGCCGTAGGCAAAGTAGGTGCCGCCCTGCGAAGCCGTGGCCACGGTAAAGCTGCCCGGCCAGTCGCTGCGGTCCTGAGCAAAGGACGCCGTCGCCGCGAGGGCACTCGTCACGAGGATCGCTGCTGATTTCATTGGTAATACCTCCAGTTGTCACGTTCGGCCACTTTCGGGCCTTGAATGATCGCCTGCCACCGCCCCTCACGGTTGCGCCAGGCGTTGCGGACAGATGTGAAGTAGGCGAACCTTCGCAACTGTGCCAGTGCTTCCGCGCCGTGGAACGGCAACCGCAGGGTGATTTCGGGCCGCAAGGGCCGGAAAGCCGAGAAAAAGAAGGGGTCCGCGGGTTGAAAAAATCTGCGCGCCGCCGGGTTCAACCGCAAGCTGACGGCTTCGTGACCGGGCGCGAGCGGTGTAAGACGGATCGCGGGACGGGAAGGGAGCCTCGGCATGGCATTGCAGATCATCGGCGCGGGCCTCGGCCGCACGGGGACGGAGAGCCTGCGCAACGCGCTCATCGAGCTGGGCTTCGCACCTTGCCACCACATGTACGCGCTGCGCGACGACCCCGTGCTGGTGCCGCCTTGGCATGACGTGGTGTGTGGGGGTGCAGCGCCGGACTGGGATGCGCTCTTCGCCGGGTTCGAAGCACAGGTGGACTGGCCGGGGGCGGCCTACTGGCGGGAGACGACGCGGCATTTTCCCGAGGCGAAGGTGATCCTGACCCTGCGCGAGGCGGAGGCATGGTGGGCGAGCCTGGAGCAGACCATCCTGCCCTTCGTCGCCCTGAAAGGCCGCCACACCCCGCCGCATCGGAACGCCATCGCGGAGCTCACCGAGACCATCCTGCAACGGCTCATCGGCCCGGATCTCACGGACCGCGCTGCCGCTCTGTCCGCCTTCG is a genomic window of Pontivivens ytuae containing:
- a CDS encoding acyl-CoA dehydrogenase, which produces MTYAPPLRDMQFTLDQVIGAKRLAETELYAEATAETTEAILTEAGKLAAEILYPVNRSGDLNPARLENGVVRTSPGFAEAYKAIAEGGWVGINADPEFGGMGLPMTLTTAVGEMMNSACLSLALNPLMTQGQIEALEHHASAAIKELYLPKLIAGEWTGTMNLTEPQAGSDVGALRSKAEPNGDGTYAITGQKIYISWGDHDVAENICHLVLARLPDGVPGTKGISLFLVPKFIPNEDGSLGVANSLKPISLEHKLGLHGSPTAVMEFDGATGWMVGPEHGGMAAMFTMMNNARLGVGVQGVGIAEAAYQKALAYALDRKQGKSPTGDTGSIIDHANVRRKLMHMKSLTQASRAICLDCAFSLDMGRATEGEEAAKWKARGAFLTPIAKAFGTDTGSEVSDIGIQIHGGMGFVEETGAAQYARDVRVTRIYEGTNGIQAMDLVGRKLMDGGAAAEALLGEVEATAKAAQTAHPDLADALQDAGETVCDALDWMLKSGMNDRFAGSLPFLRAFALVLGGHYLLRAALAGGDSHLAVARFHILQLMPQAAAFCTAATQGAAPLYTLDAEALAS
- a CDS encoding TAXI family TRAP transporter solute-binding subunit, with protein sequence MKSAAILVTSALAATASFAQDRSDWPGSFTVATASQGGTYFAYGSGWANLVADELGLSGGAEITGGPGQNMALVHTGEAAFGMTTMGPAAEAVAGESPIAPGLQMTNACAMFPMYQTPFSVTALTSSGISSIADIPAGARIGFGPAGSTSDTYFPRMMETLGVDFERRNGSWTDLGGQLQDGLIDVIAFAAGVPVPAVSQLEVQTDVNIIEFTEEEQATILEAFPVSEFAITADTYTTLEADARSVSMWNFAIANCDLPASMVNAVVDVIMSDNERMVNIHRAAASTVPENWDKNAGVLPWHPGAAQWFIDNAGAEIPEDQIHAQ
- a CDS encoding MBL fold metallo-hydrolase; the protein is MIEVADGILWGRIPLPMVLNHMNVYALDDGDGWTIVDTGVDTSKTRAVWEALLAGPLAGKPVRRVLLTHHHPDHVGLVGWFQARGAELVTTRTAWLFARMLTLDVQEAATEEALTFYRRAGMDAERIAIRAAQRPFNFADIVHPMPVGYTRIAQGDTLRVGGRDWTVHVGNGHAPEHATLWSGDLILAGDQIIPGISSNIGVYPTEPEADPLGDWIESCHRLAALAGPHHLALPGHKLPFTGVPARLRQLIENHENALPRLLEFLSEPRRAPDCFPLLFKRTIDDGTYGLALAETVAHLNHVWHEGLVTRTLAEDGAWLWRTA
- a CDS encoding TRAP transporter permease; the encoded protein is MATHTEPQDDQTDGPVIAEGVDDEPVERNRRVFTGPTYLVIAVMSAVYALFHMAALNGWSIREWTGVTVPLLPVFPLETWNFRIVHIAGAVLLGFILYAPREFPDDDRGGRHPLDLLAWAGMLPALFACWTALGFAAQIRDGVMWNGVDTGIRSEEIWQYGVPLIAATALGIVIGWLRPRVRGAIAPADLLLGVCGIGVAIYLITIYGTLMRSSTGTPFAPIGISLAAVAGTALIMELTRRVAGLALIVIAAVFLIYVFVGHLLPGFLNAPAIAWERFFSQVYTDAGILGPTTAVSSTYIILFIIFAAFLQASKVGDYFVNFAFAVAGRARGGPAKVAIFASGLMGMINGTSAGNVVATGSLTIPLMKKVGYRPTTSGAVEAAASTGGQIMPPIMGAGAFIMAEITGIPYTEIAIAAIIPAILYFVSIYFMVDFEAAKLGMRGMRDDELPKFRDMARRVFLFLPILILIVALFLGYSVIRAGTLATMAAAVVSWLTPYRMGPRSISKAFEIAGYMSIQIIAVCACAGIIVGVISLTGVGARFSSMLLNIAEANQLIALFFAMCIAILLGMGMPTTAAYAVAASVVAPGLVQLGIPMLTAHFFVFYFAVVSAITPPVALASYAAAGISGSNPMATSVASFKIGISAFIVPFMFFYNSAILMDGSWFEVIRAGTTAVIGVFLLSSGVQGWWVGDRANALFRIGLIVVALFMIEGGLISDLIGIGGAVGLFLLARMVRGTAQA
- a CDS encoding L-threonylcarbamoyladenylate synthase, encoding MSAEGRQEERGGTENAATQRLSADREGISEAARLLQRGALVAFPTETVYGLGADATNGRAVAGVFAAKGRPAFNPLIAHVADLAMAEGLVSFTPQAHALASAFWPGPLTLVLPRRSDAVSELASAGLDTLAVRVPAHPVARDLLSAVGRPVAAPSANPSGRISPTTAEHVLDGLDGRIAAVLDGGACEVGLESTIVGWDGETPVLLRPGGVAVEALEGALGRPLAQHAGGVNAPGQLSSHYAPEARLRLNVEVPEADELWLRFGDGPSDWSLSPTGDLHEAAARLFALLRAADAASDRIAVAPIPDTGLGRAINDRLRRAAAPR
- a CDS encoding nuclear transport factor 2 family protein, giving the protein MLRLTAIALCLATPALADLRQTGLEVVTGWVSIISSADEEKIARTLAPEYQIQRAGGVGYDRDAYLAYGLPTISTDTPPRVEIVEVTGDEDLMVVRWALTIDATVEGGHITRQAPRLTVFRRENEKWMAVAHANFAVPE
- a CDS encoding sulfotransferase family protein — encoded protein: MALQIIGAGLGRTGTESLRNALIELGFAPCHHMYALRDDPVLVPPWHDVVCGGAAPDWDALFAGFEAQVDWPGAAYWRETTRHFPEAKVILTLREAEAWWASLEQTILPFVALKGRHTPPHRNAIAELTETILQRLIGPDLTDRAAALSAFEAHNAAVRAAIPPERLLELPVGAGWAPLCAFLGVPVPDQPYPSGNTSAQFRERVARNLAPDPG